One window of the Shewanella khirikhana genome contains the following:
- a CDS encoding NADH:ubiquinone reductase (Na(+)-transporting) subunit B — protein MSKPMKKPSAQDAYYAPGHTIKDYFRSLFIGHGASTQDTVHVRDAIEVKRTMTLVGLCLLPAILFGIYNTGLQAQIAILAGSAPLDTWHQSFYNAIFGGLTESTGIFGLMAYGLIYYLPIYLAALTTTIFWEMVFAKARRQEMQEGFFVTALLFSLCLPANISLWLVVMGISFGVVVAKELFGGMGYNFLNPALAGLAFIYFAYPSEVTTSAQLVAVDGYSSATTLAQVAANKMKFAEYPWYHAFNDAAWWDAFLGFEVGAIGETSALAIFAGGLLLILTRLADWRIVVGVLIGAIATSLLFNVFGDGKNAMAAMPWTWHLVTGGFALGMMFMATDPVTTAYTRPGKLMFGILVGAMTILIRVANVKQPEGIMLAILFANLWAPVLDSLVARFNIKRRLKRNGL, from the coding sequence ATGAGCAAGCCCATGAAGAAACCCAGTGCCCAGGACGCTTACTACGCTCCCGGACACACGATTAAAGACTATTTCCGCTCGCTGTTTATCGGCCATGGCGCCAGCACCCAGGATACGGTGCACGTGCGTGATGCTATTGAAGTGAAGCGCACCATGACCCTGGTGGGCCTGTGTCTGCTGCCAGCCATCCTGTTTGGCATCTACAACACCGGCTTGCAGGCGCAAATCGCCATTCTGGCGGGCAGCGCGCCGCTGGATACCTGGCACCAGAGCTTTTACAACGCCATCTTCGGCGGTTTGACTGAAAGCACCGGCATCTTTGGTTTGATGGCTTACGGCCTTATCTATTACCTGCCGATTTATCTGGCGGCCCTTACCACCACCATCTTCTGGGAAATGGTGTTTGCCAAGGCCAGACGTCAGGAAATGCAGGAAGGCTTCTTTGTGACAGCGCTGCTGTTCAGCCTGTGTTTGCCCGCCAATATCAGCCTGTGGCTGGTGGTGATGGGCATCAGCTTTGGCGTTGTGGTTGCCAAAGAGCTGTTCGGTGGCATGGGTTACAACTTCCTGAATCCGGCGCTGGCGGGTCTGGCCTTCATCTATTTTGCCTACCCAAGCGAAGTGACTACCTCGGCGCAGCTGGTAGCGGTAGACGGTTACAGTTCGGCCACTACCCTGGCGCAGGTTGCTGCCAACAAGATGAAGTTTGCCGAGTACCCCTGGTACCACGCCTTTAACGATGCCGCCTGGTGGGATGCCTTCTTGGGCTTCGAGGTGGGCGCCATTGGTGAAACTTCGGCGCTGGCGATTTTTGCCGGTGGTCTCCTGCTTATCCTTACCCGGCTCGCCGACTGGCGCATTGTGGTGGGCGTGCTTATCGGCGCCATTGCCACATCCTTGCTGTTCAATGTGTTTGGCGACGGCAAAAACGCCATGGCGGCCATGCCCTGGACCTGGCATCTGGTGACCGGCGGCTTTGCGCTGGGGATGATGTTTATGGCAACCGACCCTGTGACCACCGCCTACACCCGACCTGGCAAGCTGATGTTCGGCATCCTGGTGGGCGCCATGACCATTCTTATCCGCGTGGCCAACGTTAAGCAGCCCGAGGGCATCATGCTGGCGATTCTGTTCGCCAACCTGTGGGCGCCGGTGTTGGATTCGCTGGTGGCAAGATTCAATATCAAACGGAGGCTGAAGCGCAATGGCCTTTAA
- the nqrE gene encoding NADH:ubiquinone reductase (Na(+)-transporting) subunit E: protein MEHYINLFIQASFIDNMALSFFLGMCTFLAVSKKVSTSLGLGIAVIVVMVLAVPLNQLIYVAVLKPGALAWAGFPELDLSYLQLITFIGVIAALVQILEMVLDRFMPVLYQTLGIFLPLLTVNCAIFAGVIFMANRDYTLTESAVFAAGAGTGWAVAIVLLAGIRERLKFNAIPEGLQGIGITFITTGLMALGFMSFAGISL from the coding sequence ATGGAACACTACATTAATCTGTTTATCCAGGCGTCATTTATCGACAACATGGCGCTGTCTTTCTTCTTAGGCATGTGTACCTTCCTCGCGGTGTCGAAGAAGGTATCCACCTCGCTTGGTCTCGGTATTGCCGTGATTGTAGTGATGGTGCTGGCGGTGCCGCTCAATCAGCTGATTTACGTGGCCGTACTCAAGCCAGGCGCGCTGGCATGGGCCGGTTTCCCAGAGCTCGATTTGTCCTATCTGCAGCTCATTACCTTTATCGGGGTGATTGCGGCGTTGGTGCAAATCCTTGAAATGGTGCTCGACCGCTTTATGCCTGTGCTGTACCAGACGCTGGGGATCTTCCTGCCGCTGCTCACCGTAAACTGCGCCATCTTCGCCGGGGTGATTTTTATGGCCAACCGCGACTACACCCTGACCGAGTCGGCGGTGTTTGCCGCCGGTGCCGGTACCGGCTGGGCGGTGGCCATTGTGCTGCTTGCCGGTATTCGTGAGCGGCTCAAGTTCAATGCCATCCCCGAAGGGTTACAGGGCATTGGTATCACCTTTATCACCACAGGGCTGATGGCGCTGGGCTTTATGTCCTTTGCCGGTATCAGCCTGTAA
- the thpR gene encoding RNA 2',3'-cyclic phosphodiesterase: protein MPDSKRLFLGFSLESAQITALRGLQQKLGNLAGTDAGTVAGTGAGKDVPPGNLHMTLAFLGQTNSDQEAALRDEITGLSRPGFSQRLDTLVHWRGAGVVCLWGKAEDSALIGIFEASQAIAAKLGLHQSEHRFNPHITLKRKAKVFQKPEWTPAPLTLTPDALHLYHSQSTAFGVQYQILQSWPLAD from the coding sequence ATGCCAGACAGCAAGCGTTTGTTTTTGGGATTCTCCCTCGAAAGCGCACAAATTACCGCCCTGCGAGGGCTACAGCAAAAGCTCGGCAACCTTGCAGGAACCGATGCTGGCACTGTCGCGGGAACTGGCGCAGGAAAAGATGTACCGCCAGGCAATCTGCATATGACGCTGGCGTTTTTGGGGCAGACCAATAGCGACCAGGAGGCAGCGCTGCGGGACGAAATAACCGGGCTTTCAAGGCCAGGCTTCAGCCAACGGCTCGATACCCTGGTGCACTGGCGCGGCGCCGGGGTGGTTTGTCTGTGGGGCAAGGCTGAAGACAGCGCCCTTATCGGTATATTTGAGGCAAGTCAGGCGATTGCCGCCAAACTTGGCCTGCATCAGAGCGAGCACAGGTTTAACCCGCACATCACCTTAAAACGCAAAGCCAAGGTATTTCAAAAGCCTGAGTGGACGCCTGCGCCGCTTACGCTCACGCCGGATGCCCTGCACCTGTATCACTCCCAAAGCACGGCCTTTGGGGTGCAATACCAGATTTTGCAAAGCTGGCCGCTCGCCGATTAG
- a CDS encoding type IV pilus modification PilV family protein, with translation MKTQQGFTLTEVMVSLVISVVALLGLGKAQLQSLKHANNGFYYTQASIHAQNVSERLWLKACEFQQNPAAFTDAAYRASLQPGGRFNLVLPDAFANQMAVEVNWQDSRIEDGNSVSLNLTFPEFCQ, from the coding sequence ATGAAAACTCAACAGGGCTTTACCCTGACCGAAGTTATGGTGTCGCTGGTGATTTCAGTGGTCGCGCTGCTGGGGCTTGGCAAGGCGCAGCTGCAATCGCTGAAGCACGCCAATAACGGCTTTTATTACACCCAGGCGAGTATTCATGCCCAGAACGTTTCCGAACGGCTGTGGCTTAAGGCCTGTGAGTTTCAGCAAAATCCGGCCGCATTTACCGATGCCGCCTACCGCGCATCGCTCCAGCCCGGTGGCCGTTTCAATCTGGTTTTGCCCGATGCCTTTGCCAACCAAATGGCGGTTGAGGTCAACTGGCAGGACAGCCGCATTGAAGACGGCAACAGTGTCAGCCTCAATCTGACTTTTCCGGAGTTCTGCCAATGA
- a CDS encoding NADH:ubiquinone reductase (Na(+)-transporting) subunit D, with protein MSAVLSNRELLMRPVFANNPVAMQVLGVCSALAVSNSMQTALVMTLAVTFVLVCSNFFISLIRAFIPNSVRIIAQMTIIASLVIVVDMVLQDVAPDLSKQLSVFVSLIITNCIVMGRAEAFAMKEPPHLSVMDAIGNAAGYGFILLSVAFVRELLGSGTLFGHSILKTIEQGGWYLPNEMFKLPPSAFFLIGVIIWVVNIAQRKRAKA; from the coding sequence ATGAGCGCTGTATTATCCAATCGTGAACTCCTGATGCGCCCGGTGTTTGCCAATAACCCGGTGGCCATGCAGGTGCTGGGGGTCTGTTCGGCCCTGGCGGTGAGTAACTCCATGCAAACCGCGCTGGTGATGACACTGGCGGTGACCTTTGTGTTGGTGTGCTCCAACTTCTTTATCTCGCTTATTCGCGCCTTTATCCCCAACAGCGTGCGCATCATCGCTCAGATGACCATTATCGCCTCGCTGGTGATTGTGGTGGATATGGTGCTTCAGGACGTGGCGCCGGACTTATCCAAGCAGCTGTCGGTGTTTGTGAGCCTGATTATCACCAACTGCATCGTGATGGGCCGCGCCGAAGCCTTTGCCATGAAAGAGCCGCCACACCTGTCGGTGATGGATGCCATCGGCAATGCCGCCGGTTACGGCTTTATCCTGCTGAGCGTTGCCTTTGTGCGTGAACTCTTGGGCTCGGGCACCCTGTTTGGTCACAGCATTCTGAAGACCATAGAGCAGGGCGGCTGGTATCTGCCCAACGAGATGTTCAAGCTGCCCCCCAGCGCCTTCTTCCTGATTGGCGTGATTATCTGGGTGGTTAACATAGCTCAGCGCAAGCGCGCCAAGGCCTGA
- a CDS encoding Na(+)-translocating NADH-quinone reductase subunit C: protein MAFNKDSVLGTMTFTVVLCLVCSFMITGTADVLKERKLVKKRNELMQNVLVAADIKDVTDVKATFEARVRPVMVNLASGEMHERDNILDYDERMAAINPDTSSKIAKDTARIKTRANEIRIFKVLDDKGELQALVLPVYGKGLWSIIYGFVGIEADLNTITGAVFYEHGETPGIGDFINHDDWLAKWQGKQIFNAKGDVAFKIVKGEAKAGDKSAVDGVSGATRTGAGVAKAVQFWFGPEGFDAFIDKLKAAGV from the coding sequence ATGGCCTTTAACAAAGACAGTGTTCTCGGCACCATGACCTTCACGGTCGTCCTGTGCCTGGTTTGCTCCTTTATGATCACCGGCACCGCCGATGTGCTCAAGGAGCGCAAGTTGGTGAAAAAGCGCAACGAGCTGATGCAAAACGTGCTGGTGGCGGCTGACATCAAGGATGTTACCGATGTCAAAGCCACCTTCGAGGCGCGGGTGCGCCCGGTCATGGTGAACCTTGCCAGCGGCGAGATGCATGAGCGTGACAACATCCTCGACTATGACGAGCGCATGGCAGCCATCAACCCGGATACCTCCAGCAAGATTGCCAAAGACACGGCCCGTATCAAGACCCGCGCCAATGAAATCCGCATCTTCAAAGTGCTGGATGACAAGGGTGAGCTGCAGGCGCTGGTACTGCCTGTGTACGGCAAGGGTCTGTGGTCGATTATCTACGGCTTTGTGGGGATTGAGGCCGACCTCAATACCATCACTGGCGCCGTGTTCTACGAGCACGGTGAAACCCCGGGCATCGGTGACTTTATCAACCACGACGACTGGCTCGCCAAATGGCAGGGCAAGCAAATCTTCAACGCCAAGGGCGATGTGGCCTTCAAGATTGTGAAGGGCGAAGCCAAGGCAGGGGACAAGAGCGCCGTCGATGGTGTGAGCGGTGCCACCCGCACAGGTGCGGGCGTGGCCAAGGCGGTGCAGTTCTGGTTTGGTCCTGAAGGCTTTGATGCCTTTATCGACAAGCTGAAAGCGGCGGGGGTGTGA
- a CDS encoding type IV pilin protein, translating to MSITPEYARKHPDIPAAQQGFTLIELMIVVAIVGIIAAIALPSYQEHLKKGRRFDAQQQLVSLSHTLERNFSREGVYPDTLAPLPSDKFYTYSYTQVDGQSFVLKATPSSHQNDGCGALTLDQKGTEGASKTGCWE from the coding sequence ATGTCAATTACCCCTGAGTATGCAAGGAAGCACCCTGACATCCCCGCAGCACAACAAGGCTTTACCCTTATAGAACTGATGATAGTAGTGGCCATTGTCGGCATTATTGCCGCCATTGCCCTGCCGTCGTATCAGGAACATTTGAAAAAGGGCCGCCGCTTCGATGCCCAGCAGCAGCTGGTCAGTCTGTCCCATACACTGGAGCGCAACTTCTCCCGTGAAGGCGTTTATCCAGACACCCTGGCGCCCCTGCCCAGCGACAAGTTTTACACCTACTCCTACACCCAGGTGGACGGACAGAGTTTTGTGCTGAAAGCCACCCCAAGCAGCCACCAAAATGACGGTTGCGGTGCCCTGACACTGGATCAGAAAGGCACAGAAGGCGCTTCCAAAACTGGCTGCTGGGAGTAA
- a CDS encoding putative bifunctional diguanylate cyclase/phosphodiesterase, with protein sequence MSLPESNSLHAALAGIFAHVPLATLEQNVDRALQTITARLDCDGVFVLSHTANQPGVTPRNIYLRPAVARGGQVRYWPLARMPWFRRQMRQPRLINLADIGALPAEASQEKHFLREWKVKSLLVLPPVSFGETHIALGAVQCERAREWSASFIDSLTNAAMLIGAVTELTRIAQALMISERKYQELFNQLPLACGLVDRRNKVKLLNNIARQNLPLSDGQDLMALVRPEEGSMLLDTLQVVRDGVLKQAWCEIAVKGAMMSQQWLKLSFSPMADEPGNLLMLVDDVSERHRLADELSFHANFDALTGLPNRSHFEALLAKLLSEEHENPICVAFLDLDQFQVVNNVSGHQAGDKLLCQVALRLKQLVRKGDTVARLGGDEFAILMHYCNEDTAKIIAQRICTQLFEHEFCWEHRRHSVSVSMGVAPLDTDVSDIYSIMSRADAACRVAKDQGRNGWHIYCATDPKMSRFYTEMTASVDIIEALQQNQFQLYYQLIEPLTRAEDGLHMEILLRLERPNGEMLSPGIFLPAAERYNLASRVDRWVLDNLLRWGSQHVDVWHELDMVSVNLSATSLGDPEFMGWLEMRLMTEPDLVDKLCVEITETAAVSQLDQAQALIELLRPLGCKLALDDFGSGFSSFAYLKLLDVDFVKIDGQFVVNLCENKSDQAIVNAICQLGRDMEFEVIAEFVESVDIGKRLRELGVDYGQGYAIGKPQALEGLLSGKRVPWLKD encoded by the coding sequence ATGTCGCTGCCTGAGTCCAACTCATTGCATGCCGCTTTGGCCGGGATTTTCGCCCATGTACCTTTGGCGACCCTGGAGCAGAATGTTGACCGCGCCCTGCAAACCATCACGGCGCGGCTGGATTGCGATGGCGTTTTTGTGCTCTCCCATACAGCCAATCAACCGGGTGTTACACCGCGCAATATTTATTTAAGGCCTGCGGTAGCCCGTGGCGGCCAGGTACGTTACTGGCCGCTGGCGCGCATGCCCTGGTTTCGGCGCCAGATGCGCCAGCCACGGCTTATCAATCTTGCCGATATAGGTGCCTTGCCCGCTGAGGCCAGCCAGGAGAAACACTTCCTGCGGGAATGGAAGGTGAAAAGCCTGCTGGTGCTGCCGCCGGTGAGTTTCGGCGAAACCCATATCGCCCTGGGCGCTGTGCAGTGCGAGCGTGCCCGCGAATGGTCGGCCAGCTTTATCGACAGCCTGACCAACGCCGCCATGCTGATAGGGGCTGTGACCGAACTGACCCGCATCGCCCAGGCGCTGATGATAAGCGAGCGTAAGTATCAGGAGCTGTTCAATCAGCTGCCGCTGGCCTGTGGCCTGGTCGACAGGCGCAATAAGGTCAAACTGCTCAACAATATCGCCCGCCAGAATCTGCCATTGTCCGACGGTCAGGACTTGATGGCGCTGGTGCGGCCGGAAGAAGGCTCCATGCTGCTCGATACCCTGCAGGTGGTGCGCGATGGGGTGCTTAAACAAGCCTGGTGTGAAATTGCCGTGAAGGGCGCCATGATGTCGCAGCAGTGGCTTAAACTCAGTTTTAGCCCCATGGCCGATGAGCCGGGGAACCTGCTGATGCTGGTGGATGATGTGAGTGAGCGCCACCGGCTGGCCGATGAGCTGTCGTTCCATGCCAATTTCGATGCCCTTACCGGGCTGCCCAACCGTTCCCACTTTGAAGCCCTGCTGGCCAAGCTTTTAAGCGAGGAGCATGAAAACCCGATTTGCGTGGCTTTTTTGGATCTGGACCAATTTCAGGTGGTGAATAATGTCAGCGGCCATCAGGCCGGCGACAAGCTGCTGTGCCAGGTGGCGCTGCGGCTTAAACAGTTGGTGCGTAAAGGCGATACCGTCGCCCGTCTCGGCGGTGACGAGTTTGCTATTTTGATGCACTACTGCAACGAAGATACCGCCAAGATTATTGCCCAGCGCATTTGTACCCAATTGTTTGAACACGAGTTTTGCTGGGAGCATCGGCGCCACAGCGTGTCGGTTTCCATGGGGGTGGCGCCGCTGGATACCGATGTCAGCGATATCTACTCCATTATGAGCCGCGCCGATGCGGCCTGTCGGGTGGCCAAGGATCAGGGGCGTAACGGCTGGCATATCTACTGTGCCACCGACCCGAAAATGAGCCGCTTTTACACCGAAATGACCGCCTCGGTCGACATTATCGAAGCCCTGCAGCAAAACCAGTTTCAGCTTTATTATCAGCTGATTGAGCCGCTGACCCGCGCCGAGGATGGCCTGCATATGGAAATCCTGCTCAGGCTAGAGCGCCCCAATGGTGAGATGCTATCCCCCGGGATATTTTTGCCCGCCGCCGAGCGTTACAATCTGGCGTCCCGGGTCGATCGCTGGGTGCTGGATAATTTACTGCGCTGGGGCAGTCAGCATGTGGATGTGTGGCATGAGCTGGATATGGTGTCGGTGAACCTGTCTGCCACCTCCCTTGGCGACCCCGAATTTATGGGCTGGCTCGAGATGCGGCTGATGACTGAGCCGGATCTGGTGGACAAGCTCTGTGTGGAGATCACCGAAACCGCTGCGGTCAGCCAGCTGGATCAGGCGCAGGCGTTGATCGAGTTGCTGCGGCCCCTTGGCTGCAAGCTGGCGCTGGATGACTTTGGCTCGGGTTTCTCAAGCTTTGCCTACCTTAAGCTGCTGGATGTGGACTTTGTGAAAATCGACGGCCAGTTCGTGGTAAACCTTTGTGAAAACAAGTCAGATCAGGCCATTGTCAACGCCATCTGTCAGCTGGGCCGCGATATGGAGTTCGAAGTGATTGCCGAATTTGTTGAGTCGGTCGACATCGGCAAGCGTCTGCGGGAACTTGGGGTGGATTATGGTCAGGGCTATGCCATCGGCAAGCCCCAGGCCCTGGAGGGGCTGCTCAGCGGAAAGCGCGTGCCCTGGCTTAAGGACTGA
- the nqrF gene encoding NADH:ubiquinone reductase (Na(+)-transporting) subunit F yields MEMTIGMGMFTVVVCILVAVILIARSKLVASGDVQLRINDDSDKSVAVPAGGKLLGALAGKNIFVPSACGGGGTCGQCRVKVKSGGGDILPTELDHITKKEAKEGCRLACQVAVKSDMDLELDEEIFGVKKWECEVISNRSTATYIKELLLKVPEGEEVDFKAGGYIQIEAPAHEVHYKDFDIPEIFRDDWEKYGLFNLVSKVDSEVMRAYSMANYPEEKGRIMLNVRIATPPSPELPPGQMSSFIFNLKPGDKVTISGPFGEFFVKETDAEMVFIGGGAGMAPMRSHIFDQLKRVKTARKMSFWYGARSLREVFYQEDFDGLAAENPNFQWHIALSEPLPEDNWTGYTGFIHNVLYENYLKQHKAPEDCEFYMCGPPIMNSSVIAMLESLGVERDNILLDDFGG; encoded by the coding sequence ATGGAAATGACGATTGGAATGGGCATGTTCACCGTGGTGGTGTGCATCCTGGTGGCGGTTATCCTGATTGCCCGCAGTAAGTTGGTGGCAAGCGGCGATGTGCAGCTGCGCATCAACGACGATAGCGATAAAAGCGTGGCCGTGCCCGCCGGTGGCAAGCTTTTGGGCGCCCTGGCCGGTAAAAACATCTTCGTGCCCTCTGCCTGTGGCGGCGGCGGTACCTGCGGTCAGTGCCGGGTGAAGGTCAAATCCGGTGGCGGCGATATCCTGCCTACCGAGCTTGACCATATCACCAAGAAAGAGGCCAAAGAGGGTTGCCGTCTGGCCTGTCAGGTGGCGGTGAAGTCCGATATGGATCTTGAGCTCGATGAAGAGATCTTCGGGGTGAAGAAGTGGGAGTGTGAGGTGATTTCCAACCGCTCCACCGCCACTTACATCAAGGAGCTGCTGCTGAAGGTGCCCGAAGGCGAAGAAGTGGACTTTAAGGCCGGTGGTTATATTCAGATTGAAGCCCCCGCCCACGAAGTGCATTACAAAGACTTTGATATTCCGGAAATCTTCCGCGATGACTGGGAAAAGTACGGCCTGTTTAATCTGGTCTCCAAGGTGGATAGCGAAGTGATGCGGGCCTACTCCATGGCCAACTATCCGGAAGAAAAGGGCCGCATCATGCTGAACGTGCGTATTGCCACGCCGCCAAGCCCTGAGCTGCCACCGGGACAGATGTCGTCGTTCATCTTTAACTTGAAGCCCGGCGACAAGGTGACCATTTCCGGCCCCTTCGGTGAGTTCTTCGTCAAAGAGACCGACGCCGAAATGGTGTTTATCGGCGGTGGCGCCGGTATGGCGCCGATGCGAAGCCATATCTTCGATCAGCTCAAGCGGGTGAAAACCGCGCGCAAGATGAGCTTCTGGTATGGCGCCCGCTCCCTGCGTGAGGTGTTCTATCAGGAAGATTTTGATGGTCTGGCGGCCGAAAACCCCAACTTTCAGTGGCACATCGCCCTGTCTGAGCCCTTGCCGGAAGATAACTGGACTGGTTACACCGGCTTTATCCATAACGTGCTGTATGAGAACTACTTAAAGCAGCACAAGGCGCCGGAAGACTGTGAGTTTTACATGTGTGGCCCGCCAATCATGAATAGCTCTGTGATTGCCATGCTGGAGAGCCTGGGCGTAGAGCGCGACAACATACTGCTCGATGACTTTGGCGGCTGA
- a CDS encoding GspH/FimT family pseudopilin yields the protein MKNNKVTGLSLVELMVVIAMIGILAAIALPSYNKLVQSERLTASANRLQSGFKFARSEAIKRGETVAMAVQNDLSIKVLAADLTELRLIAAPDTGVTIEGLADMAISPLGTTTAADILLANSDRDLRLCILRSGQSLLGGGNCP from the coding sequence GTGAAAAATAACAAAGTAACAGGCTTAAGTCTGGTTGAACTCATGGTGGTGATCGCCATGATTGGCATTCTGGCCGCCATCGCCCTGCCCTCTTATAACAAGCTGGTACAAAGCGAGCGTCTTACCGCCAGTGCCAACCGGCTGCAATCGGGATTCAAGTTTGCCCGCTCCGAAGCCATCAAGCGCGGTGAAACTGTGGCGATGGCCGTACAAAACGACCTCAGCATCAAGGTGTTGGCGGCAGATTTAACCGAACTCAGGCTGATTGCCGCCCCCGACACAGGTGTCACCATCGAGGGCCTTGCGGATATGGCTATCTCACCGCTTGGCACCACCACCGCCGCCGATATCCTGCTGGCCAACAGTGACCGGGATCTGCGTCTGTGCATTTTACGCAGTGGCCAAAGCCTGCTGGGTGGAGGGAACTGCCCATGA
- a CDS encoding Na(+)-translocating NADH-quinone reductase subunit A, with product MADYSEAIITVKKGLDVPIAGAPRQEIDLAAKPSQLALLGKEYVGLKPSMLVEEGERVIKGQALFEDKSNPGVRFTAPCAGVVSAIHRGEKRMLLSVVIDCDGSDEAIDFGAEANLAALSREQVQDKLLQSGLWTALRTRPFSRAPKPGSVPAGLFVTAVDTNPLAADPRVIINTDVDAFAAGMQVLTQLTDGPVFLCQDGNHELLPGAELPRVQTHRFQGVHPAGLVGTHIHMLMPVSMERQVWHIGYQDVMAVGRLFTTGQLDNRRIVALAGPNVLKPRLIATVLGAKVSDIVKGEIKDEVHSRVVSGSVLSGHTAEGAFDFLGRFHPQISVVTEDDSEHFLPWVRLGRDKFSITRTVLSRFLPKKLYDMTTHTGGAKRAMMAFGQLDRVMPLDILPTLLVRDLVVRDTDEAQLLGALELDEEDLALCTFVCPSKYDFGQELRACLTIIEREG from the coding sequence ATGGCAGATTATTCCGAAGCGATAATCACAGTGAAAAAGGGCCTGGATGTGCCCATTGCCGGTGCGCCAAGGCAAGAGATTGACCTCGCCGCCAAACCTTCCCAGTTGGCCTTGCTTGGCAAGGAGTATGTAGGGCTTAAGCCTTCCATGCTGGTGGAAGAGGGCGAACGGGTTATCAAGGGTCAGGCGCTGTTTGAAGACAAGAGCAACCCGGGTGTGCGTTTTACCGCGCCCTGCGCCGGGGTTGTTTCTGCTATCCACAGGGGCGAGAAGCGTATGCTGCTGTCGGTGGTCATCGATTGTGATGGCTCCGACGAGGCAATCGACTTTGGTGCCGAGGCAAACCTTGCCGCCCTGTCCCGTGAGCAGGTGCAGGACAAGCTGCTGCAAAGTGGCCTGTGGACTGCACTTCGCACCCGTCCATTTTCCCGCGCGCCCAAGCCGGGCTCAGTGCCAGCTGGCTTGTTTGTTACCGCGGTGGACACCAATCCGCTGGCGGCCGATCCGCGGGTAATTATCAATACCGACGTGGATGCCTTTGCTGCCGGTATGCAGGTACTTACTCAGCTCACCGACGGGCCGGTGTTCTTGTGTCAGGACGGCAACCACGAGCTGCTGCCGGGCGCCGAGCTGCCACGGGTGCAGACCCACAGATTCCAGGGTGTGCACCCTGCCGGGTTGGTGGGTACTCACATTCATATGCTGATGCCAGTCAGTATGGAGCGTCAGGTATGGCACATCGGCTATCAGGACGTGATGGCGGTTGGCCGCCTCTTTACCACAGGACAGCTGGATAACCGCCGCATTGTGGCGCTCGCCGGCCCCAACGTGCTTAAGCCAAGGCTGATTGCCACTGTGCTGGGTGCCAAGGTCAGCGATATCGTCAAAGGCGAAATCAAAGACGAAGTGCATTCCCGGGTGGTCTCCGGCTCTGTGCTGTCTGGCCACACCGCCGAAGGCGCGTTCGACTTCCTCGGCCGCTTCCACCCGCAAATTTCGGTTGTCACCGAAGATGACAGTGAGCACTTCTTGCCCTGGGTACGCCTGGGCCGGGACAAGTTCTCTATCACCCGTACCGTGCTGTCGCGCTTTTTGCCCAAGAAGCTTTACGACATGACCACCCACACCGGCGGTGCCAAGCGCGCCATGATGGCCTTTGGCCAGCTGGACCGGGTGATGCCGCTGGATATTCTGCCCACCTTGCTGGTGCGGGATCTGGTGGTGCGTGACACCGACGAGGCGCAGCTTTTGGGCGCACTGGAGCTGGATGAAGAAGATCTGGCTCTGTGCACCTTCGTCTGCCCCAGTAAGTACGATTTTGGCCAGGAGCTTCGCGCCTGCCTGACGATTATCGAGAGGGAAGGCTAA
- a CDS encoding GNAT family N-acetyltransferase, producing the protein MELCKAAAEDAQAIWDLRNKAILAGCKGYYDELSLTRWTEGELTESFTAVVAQGFYIMKDGARVVGSVMLDLTHPELKSAEGQVEAVFVDPDVMGRGVGKRLMAFVEELALAQGINRLRLESTLNAAPFYRACGFGEEKRSLYQSPRGFTLDCCLMYKNL; encoded by the coding sequence ATGGAGCTTTGTAAGGCGGCGGCAGAAGATGCACAGGCGATTTGGGATTTACGCAACAAGGCCATTCTTGCAGGCTGCAAAGGCTATTACGACGAGCTGAGTCTCACGCGCTGGACCGAAGGTGAACTGACAGAGAGTTTTACCGCCGTGGTGGCCCAGGGCTTTTATATTATGAAAGACGGCGCGCGGGTGGTGGGCAGCGTGATGCTGGACTTGACCCATCCCGAGCTCAAGAGTGCTGAAGGCCAGGTTGAAGCCGTGTTTGTCGACCCTGATGTGATGGGCCGCGGAGTCGGTAAGCGCTTGATGGCCTTTGTTGAAGAGCTGGCACTGGCGCAGGGCATCAACAGACTCAGGCTGGAGTCCACCCTCAATGCCGCGCCCTTTTACCGCGCCTGCGGGTTCGGCGAAGAGAAGCGCTCCCTCTATCAAAGCCCACGGGGTTTTACCCTGGACTGTTGCCTGATGTACAAAAACCTTTAG